The Pseudomonadota bacterium genome includes a region encoding these proteins:
- a CDS encoding class I SAM-dependent methyltransferase gives MTKTDSNDHCRSWYEESYSDAGFKAQRLYPNEELCRFLGREYFLKTAKAERNQVRILELGCGSCSNLWMIAKEGFDAYGIDLSSEGVYLGRKMLECWGVEAQLDLGTMSELPYETNFFDVVVDVFSSYCLCEEELHRCISEISRVLKPGGNFFSYTPGAKSDAFINPFPANKIDDWTLDGIRREDSPYYGNFYPFRFIAPQNYKTLLEKNGFKVSYLETVSRTYNNMQEYFEFVTIVGEKNETY, from the coding sequence ATGACTAAGACAGATAGTAATGATCATTGTAGATCATGGTATGAGGAGAGTTATAGTGATGCGGGGTTTAAGGCACAGCGGCTATACCCGAATGAAGAGTTATGTCGTTTTTTGGGCAGAGAGTATTTTCTAAAAACGGCCAAAGCAGAGCGGAATCAGGTTCGTATTCTGGAGTTAGGATGTGGTTCTTGCTCCAATTTGTGGATGATTGCCAAGGAAGGATTTGATGCATATGGCATTGATCTTTCCTCCGAAGGTGTTTATCTTGGTAGAAAAATGCTTGAGTGTTGGGGAGTGGAAGCACAACTTGATTTAGGAACAATGAGCGAGTTGCCATATGAAACCAATTTTTTTGATGTAGTCGTGGATGTATTTTCTTCTTATTGTCTTTGTGAGGAGGAACTTCATCGCTGTATCAGTGAGATAAGTAGAGTTCTGAAACCTGGCGGCAATTTTTTTTCTTATACCCCTGGAGCAAAGTCAGATGCGTTCATAAATCCTTTTCCCGCTAATAAAATTGATGATTGGACATTGGATGGAATAAGAAGAGAGGATTCACCATACTATGGAAATTTTTATCCATTTCGTTTCATTGCCCCACAGAACTATAAGACACTCCTTGAGAAGAATGGCTTTAAAGTAAGCTATTTGGAAACTGTCAGCAGGACATATAACAATATGCAGGAATATTTTGAGTTTGTTACCATAGTTGGGGAAAAAAATGAAACTTACTAA
- a CDS encoding aminotransferase class III-fold pyridoxal phosphate-dependent enzyme, producing the protein MKLTKSLRMQTHAKKFIPGMTQLLSKRPDMFTEGVWPGYFDKAKGIEVWDLDGNKYIDMSISGIGANVLGYSDPDVDAAVIEAISKGTSCSLNCPEEVELAELLCTLHPWAEMVRYARTGGEAMAMAVRLARAHTGRDKIAFCGYHGWHDWYLSANLGTENALGEHLLSGLSPAGVPKGLKDTAFPFRYNQLEELKEIVSKHAGDLAAIVMEPIRNVKPEPGFIEGVKALAEETGAVFIVDEISAGFRYNTGGSHMVFFSDMPDMAVFSKALGNGYAIAAVIGSAKVMEAAQNSFISSTCWTERVGPTAAIATIKKHKAVSAGPHLIMIGEKVQSGWRKISEKHNLPIHISGMKPMGHFVFEHEKKQTMKAYFIQLMLEYGFLASNMFYAMYAHSVGDVEKYLDAADFAFEKIARSIAQNDIEKRLVGKPSTVGFMRLA; encoded by the coding sequence ATGAAACTTACTAAGAGTTTGCGAATGCAAACGCATGCCAAAAAATTTATTCCTGGAATGACCCAGCTTCTTTCCAAACGGCCTGACATGTTCACCGAAGGAGTTTGGCCTGGGTATTTCGACAAAGCCAAAGGCATAGAAGTCTGGGATCTGGACGGCAATAAGTATATTGATATGAGCATTTCCGGAATCGGGGCCAATGTGCTTGGATATTCCGACCCAGATGTAGATGCTGCAGTTATAGAAGCTATTTCCAAAGGAACAAGCTGCTCTCTTAATTGTCCTGAGGAGGTTGAATTGGCTGAGTTGCTCTGTACTCTCCATCCTTGGGCTGAGATGGTGAGATATGCCCGCACAGGCGGAGAAGCCATGGCCATGGCAGTGCGTTTAGCCCGCGCCCACACGGGGCGAGATAAAATTGCTTTTTGTGGATATCATGGCTGGCACGATTGGTATTTATCCGCCAACCTTGGAACTGAAAACGCACTTGGGGAACATTTACTATCTGGCTTAAGCCCTGCTGGAGTTCCAAAAGGACTCAAAGATACTGCCTTCCCATTTCGGTACAATCAATTAGAAGAGCTGAAAGAAATTGTATCAAAGCACGCTGGTGACCTCGCGGCTATTGTAATGGAGCCCATTCGGAATGTGAAACCTGAACCTGGCTTTATCGAAGGTGTTAAGGCCTTGGCTGAGGAAACAGGCGCAGTATTTATTGTAGATGAGATTTCGGCAGGATTCAGATATAATACTGGTGGATCTCATATGGTTTTCTTCTCAGATATGCCGGATATGGCTGTCTTTTCTAAAGCACTCGGAAATGGATATGCAATAGCTGCTGTTATTGGAAGTGCTAAGGTAATGGAGGCTGCACAAAATAGCTTTATCTCCAGCACCTGCTGGACTGAAAGGGTTGGTCCAACAGCAGCAATAGCGACAATTAAGAAACATAAGGCCGTTTCGGCTGGCCCTCATCTTATTATGATTGGGGAGAAAGTTCAGTCCGGCTGGAGGAAAATTTCGGAAAAACATAATCTCCCAATTCATATAAGCGGAATGAAACCGATGGGACATTTCGTCTTTGAGCATGAAAAAAAACAGACAATGAAAGCCTATTTTATTCAACTCATGCTTGAATATGGCTTTTTGGCATCTAATATGTTTTATGCAATGTATGCGCATTCTGTAGGCGATGTTGAAAAGTATCTGGATGCAGCTGACTTTGCATTTGAAAAAATCGCAAGATCAATAGCACAAAATGATATTGAAAAAAGATTAGTTGGAAAACCATCAACAGTTGGTTTTATGAGGCTTGCTTAG
- a CDS encoding glycosyltransferase family protein: protein MGSSRLPGKLLMEVMKRPLLSYQIERLRLNKWITQIVVATTTNTKDDPVVECAHGEQVQVYRGSEYDVLDRYYQAAKTFSAEHVIRLTGDCPLIDIDTCDRILNEYFTTGLDYVRTGESFAEGLDCEIMSFEALECSWMRAKLKSEREHVTLYIRNHTEQFAIRIVENETDDSKYRITIDEEADFHVVKAIFNSLYTQENPYFGIEAIKKFLNANPDIYALNANIIRNEGLLKSLVKDQIVIE from the coding sequence ATGGGGTCCAGTCGTCTTCCTGGAAAACTTTTAATGGAGGTCATGAAAAGGCCTTTATTGTCCTATCAAATAGAGCGGTTGCGATTGAATAAGTGGATTACTCAGATCGTAGTTGCAACAACGACAAACACAAAAGATGATCCTGTCGTTGAGTGTGCTCACGGAGAACAAGTGCAAGTTTATAGGGGGTCCGAGTACGATGTGCTGGACCGTTATTATCAGGCTGCAAAGACATTTTCAGCAGAACATGTCATACGTCTAACAGGTGACTGCCCATTAATTGATATAGACACCTGTGATAGAATTTTAAATGAATACTTCACAACAGGACTTGACTATGTCCGTACCGGGGAGAGTTTTGCGGAAGGACTGGATTGTGAAATTATGTCATTTGAAGCATTAGAATGCTCCTGGATGAGGGCCAAATTGAAATCCGAGAGAGAGCATGTGACTCTGTATATTCGAAACCATACTGAACAATTTGCTATTAGAATTGTTGAGAATGAGACGGATGACAGCAAATATCGTATTACTATAGATGAAGAAGCAGATTTTCATGTTGTAAAGGCAATTTTCAATAGTCTTTATACTCAAGAGAACCCGTATTTTGGTATAGAGGCAATAAAGAAATTTCTTAATGCTAACCCAGATATTTACGCATTGAATGCAAATATTATAAGGAATGAAGGGTTGTTGAAATCATTGGTGAAAGATCAGATAGTTATTGAGTAA